A single window of Flavobacterium sp. 140616W15 DNA harbors:
- a CDS encoding U32 family peptidase — translation MKKKIEILAPAKDLIGGMAAINSGADAVYIGAPQFGARSNANNSLEDVAALVKYAHLFNAQVFVVMNTILYDNELETCRQMIYELYDIGVDALIIQDMAIMEMELPPIVLHASTQANNRDADKIKFLKDAGIKRVVLARELNLHQIKTIYDEADVELEFFVTGALCVSFSGNCYMSVANGERSANRGSCAQNCRLPYNLIDGNGETLIKNSHLLSIKDLDISDQIPNLIEAGIVSFKIEGRLKDVVYVKNNVSFLRQKLDSFLEAKGNDKYIKASSGKCTYTFDSSLNRTFNRGYTDYFVNDRNHSIGSWESPKSKGQYIGKLIRTVGNAYEIENGELLNNGDGLCFINENNEADGIYVNKAENGKIYPNVLKEVKDGTFIYRNNDAAFIKIVEREDSAVRKLSTTLLLTENETGFELIATDEDGNVSVVTLEHSKEQTKTGESIEENIKTQLAKTGFTPYTADEINVMFTQNWFLPISKINEMRRTVYDQLTEIRLANYKREEHQLVKTSHPYPETKLDFMYNVSNKTARKFYERHGVTEIEKAFELQWDPGKSRVMTTKYCIKYELKKCPIHQKDIMGVKVKEPLVLKQGELEYKLKFNCKPCEMEIWEKDAEFEIEEDHFH, via the coding sequence ATGAAGAAGAAAATCGAAATATTAGCTCCGGCTAAAGATTTAATTGGAGGAATGGCAGCTATAAATAGTGGAGCCGATGCAGTTTATATTGGTGCACCACAATTTGGAGCACGTTCTAATGCAAATAACTCTCTTGAAGATGTTGCTGCTTTAGTAAAATACGCCCACTTATTTAACGCTCAGGTTTTTGTGGTAATGAATACCATTTTGTACGATAATGAACTTGAGACTTGTCGCCAAATGATCTATGAGTTATACGATATTGGTGTAGATGCATTAATCATTCAGGATATGGCTATCATGGAGATGGAGCTACCTCCTATCGTACTTCATGCTAGTACACAAGCTAACAATCGTGATGCTGATAAAATTAAATTCTTAAAAGATGCAGGAATAAAACGTGTGGTATTAGCCCGCGAATTAAACTTACATCAAATCAAAACGATATATGACGAAGCTGATGTTGAACTAGAGTTTTTCGTAACTGGAGCTCTATGTGTATCATTTAGCGGAAACTGCTATATGAGTGTGGCAAACGGAGAACGTAGTGCCAATCGTGGATCTTGCGCTCAAAACTGTCGTTTGCCTTATAACTTAATCGACGGAAACGGAGAAACATTAATCAAAAATAGTCACTTACTATCGATTAAAGATTTAGATATATCAGATCAAATTCCGAACTTAATTGAAGCAGGAATCGTTTCTTTTAAAATCGAAGGAAGATTAAAAGATGTAGTTTACGTAAAAAACAATGTGTCTTTTTTACGTCAAAAACTAGACAGTTTTCTAGAAGCAAAAGGAAATGACAAATACATCAAAGCTTCTTCAGGAAAGTGTACCTATACTTTTGATTCTTCTTTAAACAGAACGTTTAATCGTGGTTACACCGATTATTTTGTAAACGATAGAAATCATAGTATTGGATCTTGGGAAAGCCCAAAATCAAAAGGACAATATATTGGTAAACTAATCCGAACTGTCGGAAACGCTTACGAAATCGAAAATGGCGAATTGTTAAACAACGGTGATGGACTTTGTTTCATCAACGAAAACAATGAAGCCGATGGAATTTATGTAAACAAAGCCGAAAACGGAAAAATATATCCAAACGTTTTAAAAGAAGTAAAAGACGGAACTTTTATTTACCGTAATAACGACGCTGCTTTCATCAAAATTGTAGAAAGAGAAGACAGTGCTGTTCGTAAACTAAGCACCACTTTACTACTTACTGAAAACGAAACTGGTTTTGAATTAATCGCAACCGACGAAGACGGAAATGTAAGCGTTGTTACTTTAGAACATTCAAAAGAACAAACTAAAACTGGCGAATCAATAGAAGAAAACATCAAAACACAATTGGCAAAAACAGGTTTTACACCTTATACAGCCGATGAAATCAATGTAATGTTTACCCAAAACTGGTTCCTTCCTATTTCAAAAATCAACGAAATGAGAAGAACAGTTTACGATCAATTAACTGAAATTCGTTTAGCAAATTATAAGCGTGAAGAACACCAATTGGTAAAAACATCACATCCATACCCAGAAACCAAATTGGACTTTATGTACAATGTTTCAAACAAAACGGCACGTAAATTTTACGAACGTCATGGTGTAACCGAAATCGAAAAAGCATTTGAATTGCAATGGGATCCAGGAAAATCACGCGTAATGACAACCAAATATTGTATTAAATACGAATTAAAAAAATGCCCAATACACCAAAAAGACATAATGGGTGTTAAAGTAAAAGAACCATTGGTATTAAAACAAGGTGAACTTGAATACAAACTGAAATTCAACTGCAAACCTTGCGAAATGGAAATTTGGGAGAAAGATGCCGAATTTGAAATCGAAGAAGATCATTTTCATTAA
- a CDS encoding Crp/Fnr family transcriptional regulator produces the protein MALILENIAKHVSLTPEEEAHFLSKTETRFYKAKTILLNAGDVCKESYFINSGIIRSFNINDNIVEHVLSFSCEGWWISDMYSLITQKPGQLFIETIEDSEVVVLSKENQEQLYFDIPKLERFFRILTENSLVANQQRLMDNLSLSAEERFEKFCTKYPTLIQKVPQKQIASFIGVTPEFFSKMKARLLKK, from the coding sequence ATGGCTTTAATTCTAGAGAACATTGCCAAACACGTTTCGCTAACACCTGAAGAAGAGGCACATTTTTTATCAAAAACAGAAACTCGCTTTTATAAAGCCAAAACTATTTTGCTGAATGCAGGAGATGTTTGCAAAGAATCTTATTTTATAAACTCAGGAATTATTCGAAGCTTTAACATCAATGACAATATTGTTGAACATGTACTAAGTTTTTCGTGTGAAGGCTGGTGGATTAGCGATATGTATAGCTTGATTACACAAAAACCAGGTCAGCTATTTATCGAAACTATAGAAGATTCTGAAGTAGTAGTACTTAGCAAAGAAAACCAAGAACAATTATATTTTGATATTCCAAAATTAGAACGCTTTTTCAGGATTTTAACCGAGAATTCATTAGTTGCTAATCAGCAACGTTTAATGGATAACTTAAGTTTATCTGCCGAAGAACGCTTTGAAAAATTCTGTACCAAATATCCAACACTAATCCAGAAAGTACCTCAAAAACAAATAGCTTCTTTCATCGGAGTTACACCCGAGTTTTTTAGCAAAATGAAAGCAAGACTTTTAAAGAAATAG
- a CDS encoding serine hydrolase: protein MKLVLRIFTVIFLISHSVVFSQTLENRIDKLLNENFKLEAPGGVFLVAKGGKAIYRKAFGMANLELNVKMQPDFVFEIGSMTKQFTAVSILMLVEKGKLKLDDEITKFIPDYPTNGNGITIHHLLTHTSGIKDFTSMKSIKNIARSDLSPKELVDFFKNEPVDFKPGEQFKYCNSGYVLLGYIIEIASGQTYQEFVNHNIFEKLGMTDTYYASHERIIKNRVFGYRDKEGYINATYISFSIPYASGSIMSNVDDMLKWQNAIDANVLLNPISTKKVFTNYKLNNGANIDYGYGWHIKELNGKLVREHGGSIFGFKAMGVYEPTEQIYVIGLSNCDCNSPTAFTRNITSLLIN, encoded by the coding sequence ATGAAATTAGTTCTTAGAATTTTTACAGTGATATTTTTAATATCTCATTCTGTTGTTTTTTCTCAAACTTTAGAGAATCGAATAGATAAATTGTTGAACGAAAACTTTAAGTTAGAAGCGCCTGGTGGAGTTTTTTTAGTTGCGAAAGGGGGTAAAGCAATATATAGGAAAGCTTTTGGTATGGCTAACTTAGAATTGAATGTTAAAATGCAACCAGATTTTGTTTTTGAAATTGGTTCAATGACTAAGCAATTTACAGCTGTTTCAATTTTGATGTTAGTTGAAAAGGGTAAGCTTAAATTGGATGATGAAATCACAAAGTTTATTCCTGATTATCCAACTAACGGGAATGGTATTACAATACATCATTTACTAACACATACTTCAGGAATTAAGGATTTTACAAGTATGAAATCAATTAAAAATATCGCTCGAAGTGATTTGTCACCTAAAGAATTAGTTGATTTTTTTAAGAATGAACCAGTAGATTTTAAACCTGGGGAACAATTTAAATATTGCAATTCAGGTTACGTTTTGTTAGGATATATTATTGAGATTGCATCGGGTCAGACGTATCAAGAGTTTGTTAATCATAATATCTTTGAGAAGTTAGGAATGACTGATACTTATTATGCAAGCCATGAGAGAATAATAAAAAACAGAGTTTTTGGTTATCGAGATAAAGAGGGGTATATAAATGCTACTTATATCAGTTTTTCTATTCCTTATGCTTCAGGTTCGATAATGTCAAATGTAGATGATATGTTAAAATGGCAAAATGCCATTGATGCTAATGTGCTGCTTAATCCTATTTCTACTAAAAAAGTGTTCACCAATTATAAATTAAATAATGGTGCTAATATTGATTACGGATATGGATGGCATATAAAAGAGTTGAATGGAAAACTTGTGCGTGAGCATGGAGGTAGTATTTTTGGTTTTAAAGCTATGGGAGTTTATGAGCCAACTGAGCAGATTTATGTAATAGGTTTGAGTAATTGTGATTGCAATTCCCCAACCGCATTTACAAGAAACATAACATCCTTATTGATTAATTAG
- the aceA gene encoding isocitrate lyase, whose translation MKTTEDRIQELINDWLTNPRWAGVERPYTATEVVTLQGSYEIEHSIAKMGAQKLWKKLKSQDFVAGLGALTGNQAIQEVDAGLEAIYLSGWQVAADANLAGEMYPDQSLYPVNSVPMVVKKINNALLRADQIQVVNGVEDKKDYLVPIVADAEAGFGGNLNAFELMKSMIESGASGVHFEDQLSSAKKCGHLGGKVLVPTQEAINKLVAARLAADVMGTPTLIVARTDADAANLLTSDVDPRDAPFITGEKTNEGFFYVNSGIDQGIARGLSYAPYADLIWMETSNPDLVYAKKFADAMREQFPDKMLAYNCSPSFNWAAKLSVAEMETFREDLAAMGYKFQFITLAGFHALNTSMFELSKAYKERGMAGYSELQEKEFALQSSGFRAVKHQAFVGTSYFDAVQNTVTIGKSTTTAMKHSTEVEQF comes from the coding sequence ATGAAAACAACAGAAGACAGAATTCAGGAATTGATCAACGATTGGTTAACAAACCCAAGATGGGCAGGAGTAGAACGACCTTACACAGCAACTGAAGTGGTTACTTTACAAGGTTCTTACGAAATAGAACATTCTATTGCCAAAATGGGAGCTCAAAAATTATGGAAAAAACTTAAAAGTCAGGATTTTGTAGCAGGATTAGGAGCCTTAACAGGTAATCAGGCAATACAAGAAGTTGATGCGGGTTTAGAAGCTATTTATTTGAGTGGATGGCAAGTCGCTGCTGATGCGAATTTGGCTGGCGAAATGTATCCTGATCAATCTCTTTATCCTGTAAATAGTGTGCCTATGGTGGTTAAGAAGATAAATAATGCTTTATTAAGAGCAGATCAGATTCAGGTTGTTAATGGAGTTGAAGATAAAAAAGATTATTTAGTACCTATTGTTGCCGATGCCGAAGCTGGTTTTGGAGGAAACCTAAATGCATTCGAACTAATGAAATCTATGATTGAGTCTGGAGCTTCTGGAGTTCATTTTGAAGATCAATTGAGTTCTGCTAAAAAGTGCGGACATCTTGGAGGGAAAGTTTTAGTGCCAACTCAAGAAGCTATTAATAAATTGGTAGCGGCAAGATTAGCAGCAGATGTTATGGGAACACCAACGCTTATTGTAGCAAGAACAGATGCTGATGCAGCAAATTTATTAACAAGTGATGTAGATCCTAGAGATGCGCCGTTTATTACAGGCGAAAAAACGAATGAAGGTTTCTTTTATGTAAATAGCGGTATCGATCAAGGAATTGCTAGGGGATTGAGTTATGCGCCTTATGCTGATTTAATCTGGATGGAAACTAGCAATCCAGATTTGGTATATGCTAAAAAGTTTGCTGATGCTATGCGTGAACAATTTCCCGATAAAATGTTGGCTTATAACTGTTCTCCATCATTTAATTGGGCCGCTAAATTATCTGTTGCTGAGATGGAAACTTTTAGGGAAGACCTAGCTGCAATGGGGTATAAATTCCAATTCATCACTTTAGCTGGTTTCCACGCTTTAAATACAAGTATGTTTGAGTTGTCTAAAGCATATAAAGAAAGAGGAATGGCTGGATATTCTGAATTGCAAGAGAAAGAATTTGCTTTGCAAAGTAGCGGATTTAGAGCTGTAAAACATCAGGCTTTTGTAGGAACTTCTTATTTCGATGCAGTACAAAATACAGTAACGATAGGGAAATCAACTACCACAGCAATGAAACATTCTACTGAAGTAGAACAGTTTTAA
- a CDS encoding DUF6370 family protein, whose translation MKKIVFLAFLFMSITINAQDKKTTEKPQIVEAACGECQFGMKGNSCDLAIRIDGKPYFVDGTKIDEHGDAHAKDGFCNAIRKAAVTGKIENNRYKVTSFTLIKEK comes from the coding sequence ATGAAAAAAATAGTATTCTTAGCATTTCTATTCATGAGCATTACAATCAATGCACAAGACAAAAAAACTACCGAAAAACCTCAAATTGTAGAAGCAGCCTGTGGTGAATGCCAATTTGGAATGAAAGGTAACAGTTGTGATTTAGCTATTCGTATTGATGGAAAACCCTATTTTGTAGACGGAACTAAAATTGACGAACATGGAGATGCTCATGCAAAAGATGGTTTTTGTAATGCAATCCGTAAAGCAGCTGTTACTGGAAAAATAGAAAACAACCGTTACAAAGTGACTTCATTTACATTGATAAAAGAAAAATAA
- the purT gene encoding formate-dependent phosphoribosylglycinamide formyltransferase, with the protein MKILLLGSGELGKEFTIAAQRIGQTIIAVDNYENAPAMQVAHGFEVINMLDGEALDRIVAKHKPDFIVPEIEAIRTERFYDYEKQGITVVPSAKAANFTMNRKAIRDLAAKELGLKTAKYQYATSAEELQKAVQEVGMPCVVKPLMSSSGKGQSTIKNQDDILKSWDYAVAGSRGDVIEVIVEAFVNFNSEITLLTITQNNNPTLFCAPIGHRQERGDYQESWQPARISDKDLYEAQDMAEKITEALGGAGLFGVEFFLTNEGVYFSELSPRPHDTGMVTLAGTQNFNEFELHLRAILSLPIFEITLEKAAASAVILASGESNSPTYTGIEKVAALPKTDFRIFGKPTSRPYRRMGVILSHDLLETPIEEVVERAKKTAQLITVNL; encoded by the coding sequence ATGAAAATACTACTTCTAGGTTCAGGCGAATTAGGCAAAGAATTTACCATCGCTGCACAACGAATCGGACAAACCATAATTGCTGTTGATAATTACGAGAATGCACCAGCAATGCAAGTTGCTCATGGCTTTGAAGTCATTAATATGCTCGATGGCGAAGCACTTGATCGCATTGTTGCAAAACACAAACCAGATTTTATAGTTCCCGAAATAGAAGCCATTCGTACCGAACGTTTTTACGATTACGAGAAACAAGGTATCACGGTTGTTCCTTCTGCAAAAGCAGCAAACTTCACTATGAATCGTAAAGCAATTCGAGATTTGGCTGCTAAAGAACTCGGACTTAAAACCGCCAAATACCAATACGCAACCTCAGCCGAAGAACTACAAAAAGCCGTACAGGAAGTAGGAATGCCGTGTGTAGTAAAACCACTAATGTCATCTTCTGGAAAAGGACAATCAACCATAAAAAATCAAGATGACATCCTGAAATCTTGGGATTATGCTGTAGCAGGCTCTCGTGGAGACGTTATCGAAGTAATTGTGGAAGCTTTTGTAAATTTCAATTCAGAAATTACCCTTTTAACGATTACACAAAATAACAATCCAACACTTTTTTGTGCTCCAATTGGCCACCGCCAAGAACGTGGCGATTATCAAGAAAGCTGGCAACCTGCTAGAATTTCTGATAAAGATTTGTACGAAGCTCAAGACATGGCAGAAAAAATCACAGAAGCTTTAGGAGGAGCAGGTCTTTTTGGAGTAGAATTTTTTCTAACTAATGAAGGTGTTTATTTCTCCGAACTTTCTCCTCGTCCACACGATACCGGAATGGTAACTTTAGCAGGAACACAAAACTTCAACGAATTTGAATTGCATTTACGAGCGATCTTAAGTTTACCAATTTTTGAAATCACATTAGAAAAAGCAGCTGCAAGTGCTGTAATTCTAGCCTCAGGAGAGTCAAACAGCCCAACTTATACCGGAATAGAAAAAGTAGCTGCATTACCTAAAACTGACTTCCGTATCTTTGGGAAACCAACTTCAAGACCTTATCGCCGTATGGGAGTCATTTTATCACATGACCTATTAGAAACTCCTATTGAAGAAGTGGTAGAAAGAGCAAAAAAAACTGCACAATTAATAACCGTAAATTTATAA
- a CDS encoding pyridoxal phosphate-dependent aminotransferase: MNHILSDRINNLATSQTLAMAALARELKAQGKDIISLSLGEPDFNTPDFIKEAVKKAVDENYSTYSPVEGYLELREAICKKFKRDNGLDYKPSQIVVSTGAKQSLYNIAQVMLNDGDEVILPAPYWVSYFEIVKLSGGVPVEVPTSVDTDFKITPEQLEAAITPKTKMMWFSSPCNPSGSVYSREELTALAKVLEKYPNIYVVADEIYEHINFSGTFCSIGSIPGMLEKTITVNGVAKAFAMTGYRIGYIGAPEFIAKACTKIQGQVTSGANSVAQRATITAVDADPSVLNHMVQAFHTRRDLVVGLLKEIPGVKINVPEGAFYVFPDVSSFFGKTLRGTEIKDANDLSMYLLGEANVATVTGDAFGNPNCIRFSYATSEDILKEALRRIKEALTA; this comes from the coding sequence ATGAACCATATTCTTTCAGACAGAATCAACAACCTTGCGACATCACAAACTTTAGCAATGGCTGCTTTGGCACGCGAATTAAAAGCCCAAGGAAAAGACATTATCAGTTTAAGTTTAGGGGAGCCTGATTTTAATACACCTGATTTCATTAAAGAAGCAGTTAAAAAAGCTGTTGACGAAAATTATAGCACATACTCTCCAGTAGAAGGATACTTAGAATTGAGAGAAGCTATCTGCAAAAAATTCAAAAGAGATAACGGATTAGATTATAAACCTTCACAAATTGTAGTTTCTACAGGTGCAAAACAATCTTTATACAATATTGCACAAGTAATGCTTAATGATGGTGACGAGGTTATTTTACCTGCACCTTACTGGGTTTCTTATTTTGAAATCGTAAAACTTTCTGGAGGAGTTCCTGTTGAAGTTCCAACATCTGTAGATACTGATTTTAAAATCACACCTGAGCAATTAGAAGCTGCTATCACACCAAAAACAAAAATGATGTGGTTCAGCTCTCCTTGTAATCCTTCTGGATCGGTTTATAGTAGAGAGGAATTAACAGCTCTAGCAAAAGTTTTAGAAAAATATCCAAACATATACGTTGTTGCTGACGAAATTTATGAGCACATTAATTTTTCAGGAACTTTCTGTAGCATCGGTTCAATTCCGGGAATGTTAGAAAAAACAATCACTGTAAATGGAGTTGCAAAAGCATTCGCTATGACAGGATATAGAATTGGTTACATCGGAGCCCCTGAATTCATTGCAAAAGCATGTACCAAAATTCAAGGACAAGTTACTTCTGGAGCAAATTCTGTAGCACAACGCGCTACAATTACTGCTGTAGATGCTGACCCAAGTGTATTAAACCACATGGTACAAGCTTTCCATACACGTAGAGATTTAGTAGTTGGATTATTAAAAGAAATTCCAGGTGTAAAAATCAACGTTCCAGAAGGAGCATTTTATGTATTTCCAGACGTTTCTTCTTTCTTCGGAAAAACTCTTAGAGGAACAGAAATTAAAGATGCAAACGATTTATCAATGTATCTTTTAGGAGAAGCTAACGTAGCAACTGTAACAGGTGACGCTTTTGGAAATCCAAACTGCATACGTTTTTCTTACGCAACAAGCGAAGACATATTAAAAGAAGCTTTACGCAGAATCAAAGAAGCTTTAACAGCTTAA
- the aceB gene encoding malate synthase A, translating to MKNQLETTESAMEFLAEKNNSYAAIWTDEAIAFITELHLKFDSERKLLLAQRGQQQVLFDKGVMPVFPSETKLVREDTWTAGAIPKDLLDRRVEITGPVDRKMIINALNSGAKTFMADFEDSTSPTWANLMSGQVNLIDAVNKTISLTDAVKNKTYQLNENIATLIVRPRGLHLTEKHVLVEGQVVSGSLVDFGLYVFHNHKKLLENGTAPYFYIPKLEHYLEARWWNNVIEFTQNYLRIPQGTIKVTVLIETITASFQLDEIIFELKEHIVGLNCGRWDYIFSYIKKFHKHPSFLVPDRDQVNMTSPFMKAYSNLVIQRCHKRGIHAIGGMAAQIPIKNNDEANAIAFAKVKTDKEREVRNGHDGTWVAHPDLVSLAKAVFDAAMPTPNQIHVARPHLTITEQDLLEVPIGTITEEGVRKNINVGVLYLASWLNGQGAAAIHNLMEDAATAEISRSQLWQWLYNKVVLDNGKQLNLAYYHKLALDEFSKIKKELGEEDYEKRWFPLAEKVLERLVVTLDFENFLTIPCYKYL from the coding sequence ATGAAAAATCAATTAGAAACTACAGAGTCGGCAATGGAATTTTTAGCCGAAAAAAACAATTCTTATGCAGCTATCTGGACAGATGAGGCGATTGCATTTATTACAGAATTGCATTTAAAATTTGATTCTGAACGAAAATTATTGTTGGCACAAAGAGGACAACAACAAGTTTTATTTGATAAAGGTGTCATGCCAGTTTTTCCATCCGAAACGAAATTGGTCAGAGAAGATACTTGGACGGCTGGAGCTATTCCGAAAGATTTATTAGACAGAAGAGTAGAAATTACAGGACCAGTGGATAGAAAAATGATTATCAACGCCTTGAATTCTGGAGCAAAGACTTTTATGGCTGATTTTGAAGACAGTACATCACCAACTTGGGCTAATCTAATGAGTGGACAGGTGAATTTAATTGATGCTGTTAATAAAACAATCAGTTTAACAGATGCTGTTAAAAATAAGACATATCAGTTAAATGAAAATATAGCAACCTTAATTGTTCGCCCAAGAGGATTACATCTTACAGAAAAGCATGTTTTGGTAGAAGGTCAGGTAGTTTCGGGATCATTGGTTGATTTTGGCTTATATGTTTTTCATAATCATAAAAAATTACTTGAAAACGGAACAGCTCCATATTTCTATATTCCAAAATTAGAGCATTATTTAGAAGCGCGCTGGTGGAACAATGTTATCGAGTTTACTCAGAATTATTTAAGAATACCTCAGGGAACGATTAAAGTTACCGTGCTCATTGAAACAATAACTGCAAGTTTTCAGTTGGATGAAATTATATTCGAACTAAAAGAGCACATCGTTGGATTGAATTGTGGCAGATGGGATTATATATTTTCATACATAAAAAAATTCCACAAACATCCTTCGTTTTTGGTTCCAGACAGAGATCAGGTAAATATGACTTCGCCTTTTATGAAAGCGTATTCTAATTTGGTGATTCAGAGATGTCACAAAAGAGGAATCCATGCGATTGGCGGAATGGCTGCACAAATTCCGATAAAGAATAATGATGAGGCTAATGCTATCGCTTTCGCGAAAGTAAAAACGGATAAAGAGCGTGAAGTACGTAATGGTCACGACGGAACTTGGGTAGCGCATCCAGATTTGGTTTCATTAGCAAAAGCTGTATTTGATGCAGCAATGCCAACACCAAACCAGATTCATGTAGCAAGACCACATCTTACTATTACTGAACAAGATTTGCTTGAAGTACCGATTGGGACTATAACTGAAGAAGGAGTTCGAAAAAATATTAATGTAGGAGTTTTGTATTTGGCTTCATGGCTTAACGGGCAAGGTGCGGCGGCGATACATAATTTAATGGAAGATGCGGCTACAGCAGAGATCTCGAGATCGCAATTGTGGCAATGGTTATATAATAAAGTGGTTTTGGATAATGGGAAACAGTTGAATCTGGCATATTATCACAAATTAGCTTTAGATGAATTCAGTAAAATTAAAAAGGAATTGGGCGAAGAAGATTATGAAAAACGCTGGTTTCCTCTGGCTGAAAAAGTACTGGAAAGATTAGTTGTAACGCTCGACTTTGAAAACTTTCTTACCATTCCGTGTTATAAATATTTATAA
- a CDS encoding helix-turn-helix domain-containing protein, translating to MDIEKDYIKLIFGLKLKQVRTQKNLSLFGLAKLTNLSKSYLNEIEKGKKYPKTDKILLLCENLDISYDQMVSLKLDNNLAPIGEILKSGILKEIPLELFGIHENDLIDIIANAPAKVNAFISTIIEIAQHYNLSRESFFLASLRSYQEAHINYFEDLENKVIAFSKSFQINLENQISTLELSAILKEEYGYTIKDLLFKDQEALGDLRSIYVPKSKTLLLSKEIDDPQRAFILAKEIAYNYLEITDRLLTFSWIKFDNFDQVLHNFYASYFAGALLLPRKLLIDDINLFLTKENPKPEEFVALIEKFNVSPESFYQRLTNLLPKDFHLKNLFFLRMSHQIGSGTYQIKKELHITNQQEPHANEMNEHYCRRWVSIKTIDEAIKQNKAHFFDAQISSYENSGNEYLVFSSATKDPFVENCMRSISVGILITPTMKKKFKFIEAKPIIKQIVGVTCETCAVKNCMERASPPKQLESKKRHENTDLVVQQYIAKYS from the coding sequence ATGGATATCGAAAAAGACTACATCAAGCTTATTTTTGGGCTAAAACTCAAGCAAGTCCGAACTCAAAAAAACCTTTCGTTATTTGGCTTAGCCAAACTCACGAATCTTTCCAAATCTTATTTGAACGAAATAGAAAAAGGAAAGAAATATCCAAAGACTGATAAGATTTTACTCTTGTGCGAAAATCTTGACATTAGTTACGATCAAATGGTTTCTTTGAAACTAGATAACAACTTGGCACCGATAGGCGAAATTTTAAAATCTGGTATTCTAAAAGAAATTCCGTTAGAACTTTTTGGCATCCATGAAAATGATTTAATTGATATTATTGCTAATGCTCCTGCAAAAGTCAATGCCTTTATTAGTACCATAATAGAAATTGCTCAACATTATAATTTAAGCCGAGAGAGTTTTTTCTTAGCATCATTGCGCTCTTATCAGGAAGCACACATCAATTACTTTGAAGACCTAGAAAACAAAGTAATCGCTTTCTCTAAATCATTTCAGATTAATCTTGAGAATCAAATTTCGACACTAGAATTGAGTGCTATCCTAAAAGAAGAATATGGCTATACCATTAAAGATCTTCTCTTTAAGGACCAGGAAGCTTTGGGTGATTTACGATCTATTTATGTTCCAAAAAGCAAAACACTATTACTTTCCAAAGAAATAGATGATCCTCAAAGAGCCTTTATATTAGCCAAAGAAATAGCATACAACTATTTAGAAATAACCGATAGATTATTAACATTCAGCTGGATAAAATTTGACAATTTTGATCAGGTCTTGCATAATTTTTACGCTTCTTATTTTGCCGGTGCCCTTCTATTACCAAGAAAACTATTAATAGATGATATCAATCTTTTTTTAACCAAAGAGAATCCAAAACCGGAAGAGTTTGTTGCATTAATCGAAAAATTTAATGTTTCTCCTGAATCTTTTTACCAAAGATTAACCAATCTTTTACCAAAAGATTTTCATCTAAAGAACTTATTCTTTCTGAGAATGTCACACCAAATAGGCTCTGGCACATATCAGATAAAAAAAGAACTCCATATTACCAATCAACAAGAACCTCATGCCAATGAGATGAATGAGCATTATTGCCGCCGATGGGTTTCTATTAAGACAATTGACGAAGCTATCAAACAAAACAAAGCTCATTTTTTTGACGCTCAAATTTCAAGTTATGAAAATAGCGGAAACGAATATTTGGTTTTTTCATCAGCTACCAAAGATCCCTTTGTAGAAAATTGTATGCGAAGTATTTCGGTTGGAATTTTAATTACTCCAACCATGAAAAAGAAATTCAAGTTTATAGAAGCTAAACCAATCATAAAACAAATTGTTGGCGTTACTTGCGAAACCTGTGCTGTTAAAAATTGTATGGAGCGAGCTTCTCCTCCTAAACAATTAGAAAGCAAAAAACGACACGAGAACACCGATTTAGTTGTACAACAATATATTGCAAAGTATAGCTAG